agggaacgaccatccctgaacccaggagggggcctgagagtacatctctcaccatcttacaacgccgtagtaggagctataccccaatcatatgtgaaaggcacacatggccattgtaattaatggtcattgtgatttgcatatggacctgatcacaggtttcattgttatgcagtgggcggtgatcggtcgttatgcaaatcgtctgcatataaggttggggttttcaccaccagctcagactgaagaagtcacttggatgagtgatgaaacgtatctctacaacaaacttgtgtccacatgaactgattcaactttgtggatttgtgtacctggattattgagcatgcatcaagagattcAAATAATACAGTTTCATCATCAATTTCATCACCTTTCTAATTCAAAGTActgtactgtttattttatactttttttcTGCCGGGTCAGTGTAATTAGCCATTTTAAGAATAATGTATAGTATGTAATTCACAGTAAAGTTACACCATGAACTAAATGTCTTTTTAGTGTGCAGGAATCAACATCAGCCGCTCCAGGTCTCAAAATGGACTCCATCTCACTGATGGGAAGCAGTTCTGCCGGTTCCTTCCTGCCTAACGGATTGAAGAATGGGCCCAAAGAAGGCATCAGCAAACATGCAGTGGCCATCATTGGCTCCGGGGATTTTTCCAAGTGCTTGGCCATCCGTCTGCTCCGTAGCGGCTTCCATGTAGTGGTGGGCAGTCGGCATCCCAAGCGGGCGGCCGAGTTCTTCCCCCACGTGGTGGACGTGACGCATCACGAGGATGCGGTGGGCAAGGCCTCCATGATTTTCCTGGCTATCCGGAGGGAGCACTACTCCTGCCTGTGGGACATTAAGCACCTGCTGGCAGGCAAGATCTTGGTGGACGTGAGCAACAACAGGAGAATGAACCAGTTTCCAGAATCGAACGCGGAGTACCTCGCCTCTCTTTTTACAGACTCCACTGTGGTGAAAGGATTCAATGTAATCTCAGCCTGGGCGATGCAGTCAGGACCGATGGATGCCAGTCGACAGGTAAGACGTGTGAAAGTTGGTGAACTAAGATACAAGATCTATGTGCTAAGATTTAAACATTTTTGGTAATATGTAAGTAAGTAATCATGTTATGTCCATTCCATGCCACAGGTATACATCTGCAGTAACTCAGTGGAGGCGAGGGTGGAGGTCATCGAACTGGCACGGCAGCTTGGTTTCATTCCAGTGGATATGGGCAGCCTCTCGTTAGCCAAGGAAATAGAGAACATGCCGTTACGCTTATTCACCGATTGGAAAGGTCCCGTTCTGACCGCCGTTGCCCTCTCTATCTTTTTCTTTGCCTACTCTTTCGTTCGGGACATCATTCATCCATACGTGAAGAACAGGCAGAGCTTGTTTTATAAGATCCCGATAGAGATGGTGAACAGGACGCTGCCGATGGTCGCGATAACCCTTCTGGCTCTGGTTTATCTAGCAGGGCAGCTCGCTGCAGCACACCAGATCTATTACGGGACAAAATTTAGACATTTTCCACACTGGCTGCAGGGCTGGCTGCAGAGTCGCAAACAGCTGGGTCTACTCAGCTTCTTCTTCGGCTGCATCCATGTCCTCTACAGCCTCTGTCTGCCCATGAGGAGGTCTGAGAGATATCTGCTGCTCAACATGGCCTACCAACAGGTCAGTACTTTATTAATTTAGAACTTATAGGCCATTCCACCGATGAAATTatactataacacacacacttaactactcagaatgtgttttggTCAATCGCAGGcacctttgtttaatttttacaaggtttctaagtggaGGATGAGCTGTTTATGAGTAGGGCTGCCACTActgactatttttctatcaattagtctatagactattttaccGATTAGTCtaaaccagtggttctcaaactgtggtacgcgtaccactggtggtacgtgaagcagcacgaggtggtacgccagataatcttggaaaagtaattacatgcaccgaaaaaataaataattgaataattatgaaaaaaaaatgaaacaaaatgtgtaaattactaataaaatctgtttcaaagttcttatgattctgttttaataaaatcagtttaattcaaATGAAGGTGTTTTTAGAAATATTCGGGGCTATGCAGACACCGTACTttattacgtctatacttcacgaTTGCGGTTTCCATCTCTAAATTTCCGAaacgttatcagtaaagttatcagtaaagttatcagtagctctctcacttttgtcagagccagatctgcgtttgaatctcactgatctcgttcctgacatcacaaggctgctccgctaaacaggcgcacCCCTCTCACTCACATGCTCAGTGGTAACTGCATAtatactagtgatgggtcgcTCGCGaatgatccgattctattgaacgcatctttgaaatgaacaaaaggaaccgagtctttatttctgcacagttcttattggctgtaatcaACCCATTAagcttcgcatcagtagagggaattaatcgtaactcgtaataaaagctgtttattgtcgatattcaaatctgaaaacactttcagtatcacggagagtgagcaacacacacacacacacacacacacaaacttacattcacatacactaacaccacacacataaacacacactcgcactcatgcatactcatacacacacacacagagctagtagtataatgataaataattgagaaataaactatacacttgtttaattgtgttaaatctggttatttcattgtgcttatgttttaaagcagaaacaaacacagtcacaggatttttctgaaacttaatgcaatgcaaccacagtgtgtcttttccctgtagttttttttcctttcaaaaataaatcttttttttctcgtttaagtgttgtttgaattaggaatacatttaaggcaaggtagcaaaatttgatattaatatcgggggtgtcttatagtttacctagtagcgCCTCTCAAAGAACGAAGAGCCGTTTTTTTGAACgcctctttaaaaggaaccgagccaaaagatcccttcaagaagccataattcccatcactaatatatacacatacacacctaaataatgtgtgccatatgtggttctgtgatgagaaacataggtggtacttggaacttttggtttgataatgggtggtactcggtctaaaaagtttgagaaccactggtctaaACAATTgattttcctccaaaaaattGTATTCAAAATCTCTTTTAagcttcatttttttaaaaacaacaaactgtatgacataataatatggcacaaaacttaatgtaaacagggtttatgtccatattgtcaaattctcaagtgctccatattaaacaaagtgcagcacatgtttatggcattctgtacacaaagcaaagtgctcaAACtaatagcagaaataaaatagttagatatAGCCACGTCTTATTAAGTCCAACGTACGGTAAcaacagaatgagcccagattctaacctactcAATCACTTAAAACTTACTTCACATTGTAAgccatgtaaacacagtggtaagtgtttcacatgaaaagctttttgcgctttgaGCACCACAACAACCGCAAAAATCGCGAGCCCAATGCAGCAAAGTGCAcggcggtctaactgaacttgctaaggaatacggtattccaagatctccgtgattaagaagcgtaatgaaacaatatagacgtgcaacatcgccctagtgctgctgtggtaccatcaaagctttgcacagtgtacaaaccacattttacttttgtgccagttttaagtatcatcaaacttttgatgatttgggtcttggaaaactttgagcttttctttggAAGCTCTACAATtggcctctgactgctgcagatggcattttttaagactgcgcttaatgctgccaaccagtgactggaccaaatacgacttaggtcatgcacgcagcaagtagtgctgagggaatcatatgaacggtTATATGAACGGAGAAGTTGTAGAAAtgaaaaaggatcatttataaataggggtgggtttataaaatcgatttttcgattcgaatcgatctttatttgaacaatccgatatcgattcatataaacgcgagatcgatcttttaaatacgcccctttttacggtgcacacggaaatctgttaccccctttaatttcgcgtgaccagccagtgttttttcatgtaacgatatctgacctgcacatcagttcagcatggcagaagctcaagttatgaccactacacaactttttgcactgattttcgctctgcgacgggtcggtgctggattcgggaggaactcggtgttcgctctgcgatcaaaactcggctctcaatcaatgtgtgaaacagcgaggggaaacacagaggagaggttgtaaacaggtggtggagcgcaatatagtttctatcagaatacatcagcacacgcgagttttacagtatttctgacctgatcgttctctacaaaacaaaatatttatcaacctccaactcactacagaacgattcATGCTGctcatgttgccaaatccactcagattcatttatttaatcagcgcacaaactttgatcgctcgctacttgttgatgtgcatgtttggacgtggtatcattaaacctttcatcacttctcacgtgtgttttcgtgacagaacgtagttttggagagcagagaagctcgcctgtgattccccctggtgatagatggtgtagtgtaaaaccccccatcgcccatcagtcgtgtagtgtgaacattacagtgaccaggtgttaatcagaaagtcgtgtcgtgtaaacttggtataagctgttcaacagccaggtgtatgtttacattacatttacaatgttgtagcgtgtcagacatataaaataataataaaaaatgaatgttactgttttctgttttggattaattatttatgtaaacaaaatacacaaatatttgtaataatgagtgttctttgtacaattatcaccttcgttctctgaacatctttacatatttaaacaaaacctgttaatgtaactcaaatatgcctaaatgtgttgaatcgaaattgaatcgaaattgaatcgaaattgaatcgaaattga
This DNA window, taken from Trichomycterus rosablanca isolate fTriRos1 chromosome 3, fTriRos1.hap1, whole genome shotgun sequence, encodes the following:
- the LOC134310581 gene encoding metalloreductase STEAP2-like, which produces MDSISLMGSSSAGSFLPNGLKNGPKEGISKHAVAIIGSGDFSKCLAIRLLRSGFHVVVGSRHPKRAAEFFPHVVDVTHHEDAVGKASMIFLAIRREHYSCLWDIKHLLAGKILVDVSNNRRMNQFPESNAEYLASLFTDSTVVKGFNVISAWAMQSGPMDASRQVYICSNSVEARVEVIELARQLGFIPVDMGSLSLAKEIENMPLRLFTDWKGPVLTAVALSIFFFAYSFVRDIIHPYVKNRQSLFYKIPIEMVNRTLPMVAITLLALVYLAGQLAAAHQIYYGTKFRHFPHWLQGWLQSRKQLGLLSFFFGCIHVLYSLCLPMRRSERYLLLNMAYQQVHADIENSWNEEEVWRVEMYVSFGIMSLGLLSLLAVTSIPSVSSTLNWREFSFIQSTLGYVALLIATLHALLFGWKRGFELESYHFYMPPSYVVAVALPVTVIMGKAILMLPCMAWKLKKIRRGCENSQHHGDHERHAAHVSPERVTIM